The Oryzias latipes chromosome 16, ASM223467v1 genomic sequence AtctgttaaatacttcaagctggcataagattgttttagcacaatGAAGGTTACCATTTTTTGCAATTTCAGCCGACTATTGCACAGCTCGATGTTgagataacgataaatttgccaTTTGTTGTGCCGGCCCAATTTTGATGAATATTTCCCTCTTCAGGTACGTTCCCTAAACTTCAGTTGCCTGACTCTCTGCTTGTTGCAGGATTGAGGATCCGGATGAAGCAGAGGACCACTTCATAGTTGCAAGGTCCAACTGCAAAGGGTTTGCATTTGTGCACATTGCACATGCTCAGTTTGAGGTGTCTCAAGGTGGGTCTTCAGTCCTGCTGGAATTGTCTTTTTACATTGAAAGTATTCCCtgaagggtttaaaaaaaaaaaaaaagctcaacttGAGCGTGTGACACATTTATCTGAACAACCTTTATCCTCTTAGGAGCCGAGCTCTTATCTGATATgcctgtttttaattttcttagtTATTTAGACTTTTTGAAACCTGTTTAGTATAAAAACTAAGtatcatcttttaaaatgatGTGATTTTAGGGAAATATGGTGTGCACGTACATGCACACCAGGTCTTTCTTTCGTGCTCTGATTTGTCCTCATGCTCACATGATCCCCGTTTGGGGTCTGTGGAGGAACCCTTCAGCACATTCTGCATCCTGGACAACCAGAATACGAATAAATATAGTAGTTATCGTAAAGTAAATTAAGCCTTCACTGTTGCATCTGAGTGGACGTTTATATGAAATTTCAAGCTTGACTGACAAGACCTGCCAAAATAAGAACAATCGCATTTACGGGACTGTTGCTGAGGTCCTGGTGCTAATGTTGGCCTTTTTTGGGCCATCGTTGGAATAATCAGCCCAAATCTGCTGAGTTTGATGACGATGTCAGGGAGTGTGAGGACTGGGATAGAATGAGCCTACAGCTGTCGATTCATCTTTCAACAAGTGTTGTAAATGAGCATTTAGCTAAAAGCACCGAATGGTGCCGTGTCTATAGATGTTTCCTCCCCTCCTTACCCTGAAGCCCTGACTACCTAGAATAAACAGATTTCCATGGCATCTTGGTGTACAATTATATCCTCACTGAGACGCTTACATCCCTTGCTGTGGAATGCAGTCTTCATCACCGCTGCTCTCATCCTCACTGCACTTTGATCCTGTGGTGGGAGTTCATAATCAGCATCCAGGAATGCCTCATCGTGGTCAGAAACATTTTCCATATCTGACTTACCTTCGTCATTTTGGTCCAGTAACTCCAGTGCCCTAACCCTAATTTAAGAAATCAAATATCAATTCTTGTGTCTATTTAATTATTACATTAAGAAAACCTACAGCATTTTAGCTGTCATTGGATTTACACCCGCCTTTCCTGGGTGCATTTATGCTAGAATAAGAGCATTTTCCACAAAGCTAACATGCAGATTGTGTTTAGCAGCTTACCAGATCTTTACcttaacttgttttttgttttaatcaaatgttcatttattatttctaccctgcgacagactggcgaactgtccagggtgtcccctgcctttgcccacaagtggccgggataggctcaggcatccctgtgaccccgaaagggactaaacggaatagaatatgaatgaatgaaatttgCATTTCATGACAAAGTTGCAATGCTTTTCTGCATATCTAAACAAGAATAAGCTAAGAAATATGTTTGGACTTCTTACCTTGTCGAGTTTGGGGTTTGGAGCAGCCGACTGAATTTTCTCTTCTATTCTCTGCCGTTTTTTCCTGTAATGTGCTGTACTCTTTTGACACCACTCACTAAATGGCTGTATAAATGTCCACACATGTAATCACACGTCTAATCACAGTTGAGTAGAATGAATTACTGTGGAATTATAACCCAAAATGGGTTGTGCACAAATGTGGacaggtcttaagaggttaatgTTCACCTCTGCTTTTTTCTGAGTTCCTACAAATGCAGAATGCATGTTTATATCAGATTGAATAATGCCAGTCTGATCAGacccatttctttgttttatgtctGTTTGCTAAATGAAATTTTCCTCTTATTTTTAGGTAATATGATAAAAGCATCTTCAATTTTGCACAAAGCCCTGGCGTTAAACGCCCAACCTTCTCAGCTCCTGAACATAGCAATCCGTAACCTGAAAGCTGGGGAAAAACGGTTACTGGACCCCGATGAGGAGCTTCTCATGGGTAGGGACAGTTTTTAGACTGGCTTCATTGCTTCCAGCTGTTCAATATGCtgtctttgtaattttttttgcttgtttttcttaTGGCGTCAGAGACTGCACAGAGTGCGTCCACCAGTGTGGAACACCAGGAAGTGCATCTTCCTGCACGGGTACCTGCCCCGCGTTCTGTGGAGCACGCTAAACCTGCCAGCAAAGAGTCTGCCCCAGAGTGGAAGCTGCTACCCGCCGTCCATCGGCACGTTTCCCCAGAGGTTTGATGAGGACTTTCTAACCATGTCTATTTAACAGAGATAAAATCTCATTTGAAATTCCTTACACTACAGGTTATTCCTGGTAAACTGAACTTTatctctttatttgaaaaaatatatttatgtgcttgtttttgtccattttagGAAAAGAGAACCACACCACCTATTCCTTGTCAGGTGGAGTCTTTGATGACTCCGTCCCTCCAACGTCCGTCTAGACTAAACCCTCACTCTTTCTGTCAGACGCCGTGCAGCAACCAGAACCCAAATCCAAACAGGtcatttttttgtccattttattgctttgatgaaaaatacttgaaatgatctgattttatgggctgcacagtggagtGACTTCGTAAATTCTTCTAtcatcagacacggttgtgttttttcacatacctgcACAGTAGCATTCTGTCTCAAGGTGAGAAGGCCCCGGTTTAAATCCCAGATGTGTCCTTTctgagtggagtttgcatgttctcctcgtgcatgcttgggttttctccaggcactccagcttcctcccacagtccaaaaacaggcttcctAGGTTGATTGGTGATCGTAAATTTACTCTGAAACCCGTTCAGGGTGAATCCCACCTTCATCAGTAGTAACCCCATGACCCTAAAAAGATTTCagtgggttcagaaaatggatggatctCTGATATTGACTGATTTGCCTTGTTTTCCCCTGTTCATGATAAATCATCTTTTTCATGAAGATGCTGTATGAAGTCTAATAGTTGTCTGAAAAATCCTCTGTCCTTCAGCTTTGTCACTCCTGTTGTGAAAGGAGGTCCAGAAGTGTGGTCCTCTGCAGTGGCAGCTCACAGAACCAGGGCGCTTCAGCAGTCCCACACGCCTCTGAACCCAGCAGCCTCTTTCCAGACTCCACAGGTACTGGCACTCTGTGTCTTTGAtttgtgtaaaaagaaaagagagggagaaatgaaaacaatcatTTACTTCAGTTTGTAAGATAAGATTTTGTACAAATGTAGTTCTtggtaacattttttaaagacctgATTTGATCCGTCCgatccaacacaaaagattttcaaatatgattaaaatgaataaagtttggccccTATGACAAAAgcggtttattcagacatacctctggtttgtcagaagattcataacccctgttgataaaacacaagaggccttcagctctcatctgtttacccagctgttggacaggacaagttaaaaatgttttacaaaaaataaagacctgatTTCATATATTTTCCTCCTTTTGGAATCTTTGTGGCAAAAATGTGTGTATTACTTACCAAAACACACCTTGTCTCGCTAACATTCAATATTCAATATTGGTATTTTGTGCATAAGTACAGGGCGGTAGTTTAGcacaggcggtagagcaggacGTCGATCCCTGCTCTCCTCAGCcagctgctgcccccccccgagcatggccagtctgcagctcaccgctccccccaggagATGGGCCAAAACGCAGAGAAAAAtgtccccattgtgggatgaataaagtatcaattattaattattattattaaaattaagCCTTAAAGTGAAATGAATGGAGTGGGATTAAAGGGCTATTAGAATTTGTTTGAAACTTTAAGTTACCATGCTTTTCCAATTTCAGTGACTTCATCCTGTTTAAATCTAATTTTAGGCCTCATTGAGTTCTTTATCAAATGAATCCATCACCATTAAGGGCAAGCAGTTCTTCGTTCTCAAGATTATCGGGCGTGGAGGATCAAGCAAGGTATAAGAAAGCCTACCGATCATCAACGCCACAGGCTCCCTGACACTTTGATAGCTGCTAATGCAGTCGGCTCCTCTTCTAGGTCTTCCAGGTTCTTGATCACAAAAAGCAGCTGTTTGCTGTGAAGTATGTGGACCTGGAGGAAGCTGATGCTCAGACCGTAGAAAGttacaaaaatgaaattgaacATCTGAACCACCTGCAGCAGTACAGCGATCAAATCATCAAGCTCTATGATTAGTGAGTACAGTCTGCACAGCCACTCGATGTGAGGTAAAACGATCTTCATCAGGCTCTGATGCCTTCTAATGTGTTTGCAGTGAAATAACCAACAGCTACATCTATATGCTGATGGAGTGTGGGAACTTGGATCTGAACACCTGGCTGCGAAACCGCAAATCTGTTGTGAACCCACTCGAGAGAAAGTTTTACTGGAAAAACATGCTGGAGGCCGTCCATACCATCCACAAACACGGTTGTTCATCTTTGATCCTTCCCCTGCCTGTCCAACATTTCCCATTTCTTTAACTCTCCATCTTTGGAACCACTCTATTTGTTTTTCCAGGGATCATCCACAGTGATCTGAAGCCAGCAAACTTCGTCATCGTGAACGCATCACTGAAGTTGATCGACTTTGGTATCGCAAACAGAATCCAGCCTGATGTGACCAGCATCATGAAGGATTCACAGGTGAGTCGCACCTGTAAAGGCCATCCAAATGGGACTTTGGTAAACTCACTTGTGTTCGGTCAAAACATTAAAGTATCCAGTGGTCTTGACCACTTCTTCATCCAACAACTGCCTTAATCGTAGGTAACGGTATAAAAAGATCTTTGTCTTTattggaacttttttttgggGAAAGAAAGTTCAGACGCAATGacttgtggtctatattcgcagatctagtgagcatcgatgcacactggtatTTTGcacagacttctgggaaatttctagcgGACTCGATTTTGGTATTGTAGCTTTGGGCAGGACtaaaaaatggcgaacgcactatacagtaggggtgtaacaatacACGTAGTTGAACCGAACCGTTTCGTTACGGTTCACTTCTGTACCGTTTTTGgtgcgttttttttattttttcccccgcaaatgcagtacagaccaaaagtttggacacaccttcttattcaaagagttttctttattttcattgtagattcacactgaaggcatagAAACAGATGGAATAGTATTCCGCTGTAAGATggtgtggtagccatgctggttgagtatgccttcaatttggaataaatccccaacagtgtcaccagcaaagcacccccacaccatcacacctcctcctccatgcttcacggggggaaccaggcatgtagagtccatccgttcaccttttctgtgtcgctcaaagacacggtggttggaaccaaaaatctctaatttggactcatcagaccaaagcccagatttccactggtctcatgtccattccttgtgttctttagcccaaacaagtctcttctgcttgttgcctttctttagtagtggtttcctagcagatattctaccatgcaggcctgattcacacagtctccttgtaacagttgttgtagagatgtgtctgctgctagaactctgtgtgccattgacctgctctctaatctgagctgctgttaacctgccatttctgaggctgctgactcggatgaacttatcctctgcagcagaggtgactcttggtcttcctttcctggggagGTCCACATGTGaaccagtttctttgtagcgcttgatggtgtTTGTGACTTGgtgacactttcaaagttttcccaatttttgggactgactgaccttcatgtcttaaagtaatgatggccactcatTTCTGTACTTGGCTGCTTTTTTTTGCCATaatccaaattctaacagtctattcagtaggactatcagctgtgtatccacctgacttctgcacaacacaactgatggtcccaaccccatttataaggcaagaaataaCACCTATTAAACCTGACTGGGCACACCTgtaagtgaaaaacatttcaggtgactacctctagaagctcatccAGAGAAtgtcaagagtgtgcaaagcagtaatcaaagcaaaaggtggctactttgaagaaccaacaatatgacatattttcagttgtttcatacTTTTTATTGGTGTGTGttgaaggtgtgtccaaactacttttggtctgtactgtacattgTAAGACCCAGCTGCTTTGTATCTCGTAGCGGGGAAAGGAGAGCTGAGCAGCTAATTAACTAGCTGCGTTCcagggctgcatgatatgaggaaaactcgtaATATGCGaaattggtgattaatattgcgataacgatataatttgcggtatataaacaaattgcaaaccatcatttccatttcattgcaacaatttaaaagttatactccaaatgacccttgtcgacgtaggatgcaaacatcaaacataaaagggctaatctgattggtcaacaacgtgaacgggtccttccgattggttaaatgcataaagggatttatttcatttattcaagctgccatgagtttgttttagcacatttgaggtATCCATTTATTGGgatttcgccgtcttttgcggtatgcatattgcacagcttgatgtcacgataacgataaatttgctatatattgtgcaggccccGCGCTGACTGTCCTTGCCCCATACGCCACACGCCCTCAAACAGCCTCTGAGAGTAGACAGACAAGCTGATTGCTCACTCTCCTGTCTGGCATTAAAACCCATTTATTACGAACAATCAAACAGTGTAACAACATGAACCTCACTTCTCTTCATTGCTCTCTCAGTGGTGATcaagatttcacacttcccatgagtcttagtggctatGGGCGGGGCTAACCCACAGGTCGCCACAGTATTAACTTTGCGCTGAGGCGGAAGTAACGTTAGCCATGAGTTTCCTCCCTgtgtgaatggaactgtgactgtaaagcgctttgggccttcgaagaaggtagaaaaagcgctatataagtgtacgccatttaccatacgCTTTAGAATAGAATGggacaggggtcggcaacctgcggCTCTTTCCTCCTTGTGCTGTGGCTCTATGGTTTTCTAAGAttgcctttaacaccgtcggGCAGGAGGAAGGGAGCAGTGTGAAcgcgcggagggggcgtgtgaacgccgaccagagtctgttatgggatggaaagttcttctaaaagacagtcagtggtagTCTCGTAGGGGGCACATGAGCGCCCACCccaaaacagccttttttttgaGAGAGGTAGAGAaccgggggcggggcttagactcaccgcttatgattccagacccgcaacaaactaacagatgcttcctaattaaaaaattgttttcatccataaaattaatatactttattgggtttactggatttaaaaaaataaatatatggaAAGGAGTCTgtatcaaagtgaatttgtctccatcatctcattcatcttaactctgggtgtttgacagacagaaaagtctattcaaggttgtggaaaatggacaaaagatcaaaggaaacgtCATGCttataaattattaaaataaatacttaaataaatatcctgacagcattttgaatcaatacaagtatcaccaaatgaactatcgaGATGTCGGCGAAACGATTgttttctaacacccctagtgttgcggctccttGGAGTTTCATTTCTGTGTGAAACTGATCCTATTGGCTCTTTGAGGGGTAAAGGTGCCGACCCCTGGTATGGGCCCTTCATTTGCTGGATTTCAATTCAGAACAGAAATATTTCGAGTATAGGCACTGAAACCAAGAATTGTGGGAAAGCCACCTCCTTCTCCATCTGTCTCATTCACCTAAGGTGTAGGTCAAGAAATTGGAGTGTTTGAGAGGAGAAACTTCATCTCATCAAAGGGAGATTGTGAAGTCTAGCAGAACATACTCCACAGGGCCGCGGTGTCGCGGGGGTTAACCGCatcccctgctggttcatcaccgcggtgatcaaaaatcccacaccgtcacagctgtaCATACAATGTATCCATTAGTCATTCACTCCATGTATACTTGGtgatgacagaggcgtggctgccagttcacgcctacgccccctctgaccatcacccggacattcatacgcatttACACACCAGTGAAGCCAccctggaggcagggagggggaagtgtcttgcccaaggacacgacGACAGttttgactggggggagcggagatcgaaccgccgacccttcgatcattggacgaccagCTCAACCTCCTGAGCCACCAATTTAGAATATGATGTACACTATCATCAGTCACCTTGTTTATCAATACTTTATCTAGGTCAACAGATGGTAAAAATCTCTTGAAGAAGTTGCCCCCCATCTCCATTACCTAATTGTTTCCCGTCCACAGGTGGGAACCCTGAACTACATGCCCCCTGAAGCCATCAAAGATACTTCCTCCCAGTCTGGCAAAGCTCGCTCAAAGGTTCTTGCCATCTTTGAAGCTGATCTAACAGGTTTGATGACAGTAAACCGAGCAACTGGGAATACTGACTCTTAATTGTCATACAGATAAGCCCCAAAGGAGACGTGTGGTCGCTCGGCTGCATCCTTTATTGCATGACTTACGGGAAGACTCCATTTCAAAGCATCACAAACCAGATGGCCAAGCTGCACGCCATCATTGACCCCTCCCACAAGATTGAGTTTCCTGATATTTCAGAGAGGGACTTGCTGGATGTTCTAAAGGTAAATGTGAAGTGAGACTGGTACCTAAACAGCTAGAGTAAGACATTTTGCTCTCTAGAATGACTTGATATTTAGGTCaaatgttgtgtttcttttgttttttccagaggTGCTTAGTAAGAAACCCTAGAGAGAGGATCTCGATTGTAGAGCTGCTGGATCATCCCTATCTCCAGCTGAAGCCTCAGGcctcacctgaaccaggtacATCTGATTCTGAGAAGGAAATATTACCAGAAAAACCAATCTGCcaatgtaagtttaaacctgaCCTGCATTTCAGCAGAGCATCCATCTAATGGGGACCTTCAGAGGATCCTGACGGACCTGGCCGCTCTGCAGTCTCCAAACAGCATCATCCGAGCTGCAAATGTGAGATCTGTTTGGATGAAACGTAATCTCACAGATGGTCCTCTTGAAATCCTTAACTTTTCTTCTCTCTTAAACAGAATTTGGCAAAAATGTGCAGCAGTGGCAGGAGGCTGGATGTTGCAGAATGTGCAAAGTCATCCACTTAAAGATTCTGGAAAGTGTGACGTGGacgtttcttcttcttcttttctgaccTCCTAGTGACCACTAGGTGTTCTGCTGAAAGAACCAACATGTTCATGTTTGTatattaacatttttctgaagttGTCCTTCTGAGtgatgtttacttttttattttactttagatgttaaaaattttaagcaaaacacaacatggagaaataaacaaactgtGTATCCTACAGAGTTTCATTCATACCATTACCAATGGTTGCTGACCCTTTGTGCTCCTCGTTCCATGGTTAGGATTTTGACATGATCGAAGCAAAGGATTCTGCACATCACCTGTTCTTTTTcccttaattttttcaaaatgttataaACTCAATATtctcaaaaacattaaaaaaaaacataaaaactcgaATCCTGCCactgccggtcccaagcctggaTAATAAAAGAGGAGGGGTGAGTGAGACTTTATAGTGACTGAccacaaaaatgtcacaaaaaggagatagaaataagtaaataaatgcttttaagAGGAAAGGGAGGTCACCGACATCAGTCAATATGCT encodes the following:
- the ttk gene encoding dual specificity protein kinase TTK isoform X2, whose product is MEEEEHTDRKQQLAMLFQKLNKIKKYLNEDDTDNINNVISSNSPESCLAYLMDLEKKGDPHLDHNHLTRLIHYYTKVFSNMPLGKHCQNESYARMLVRFAELKAIQDVNEAEANFNVARSHSPNFAFVHIAHARFEHSRGNTKRGIHMLQEAIKMGAKPKELLETALQNMQPGKPLSPSEDKENLPYHIVQDSGKNSTAFQKVGRISDGTGELQLSSIFSSGMEPLSGSSVEHLPGWRSGSHHKKASCLPGRVPVVPFSIQENEDSDGNVHDVPPKRGEMNIPTGLPRQTSGSNVSSVFGPSMKKTAEDGGQAGVRQPALSPEQSQWDDQAVAESTTTLLQRGVASETQRMEDVTSSFEQIVNSSSPESCWTYLKDLEGRGNPHTDVSLLNKLRNYYSTVFAKLPIRQYSKNGSYARILVRYAELKGIEDPDEAEDHFIVARSNCKGFAFVHIAHAQFEVSQGNMIKASSILHKALALNAQPSQLLNIAIRNLKAGEKRLLDPDEELLMETAQSASTSVEHQEVHLPARVPAPRSVEHAKPASKESAPEWKLLPAVHRHVSPEEKRTTPPIPCQVESLMTPSLQRPSRLNPHSFCQTPCSNQNPNPNSFVTPVVKGGPEVWSSAVAAHRTRALQQSHTPLNPAASFQTPQASLSSLSNESITIKGKQFFVLKIIGRGGSSKVFQVLDHKKQLFAVKYVDLEEADAQTVESYKNEIEHLNHLQQYSDQIIKLYDYEITNSYIYMLMECGNLDLNTWLRNRKSVVNPLERKFYWKNMLEAVHTIHKHGIIHSDLKPANFVIVNASLKLIDFGIANRIQPDVTSIMKDSQVGTLNYMPPEAIKDTSSQSGKARSKISPKGDVWSLGCILYCMTYGKTPFQSITNQMAKLHAIIDPSHKIEFPDISERDLLDVLKRCLVRNPRERISIVELLDHPYLQLKPQASPEPEHPSNGDLQRILTDLAALQSPNSIIRAANNLAKMCSSGRRLDVAECAKSST
- the ttk gene encoding dual specificity protein kinase TTK isoform X1, with amino-acid sequence MEEEEHTDRKQQLAMLFQKLNKIKKYLNEDDTDNINNVISSNSPESCLAYLMDLEKKGDPHLDHNHLTRLIHYYTKVFSNMPLGKHCQNESYARMLVRFAELKAIQDVNEAEANFNVARSHSPNFAFVHIAHARFEHSRGNTKRGIHMLQEAIKMGAKPKELLETALQNMQPGKPLSPSEDKENLPYHIVQDSGKNSTAFQKVGRISDGTGELQLSSIFSSGMEPLSGSSVEHLPGWRSGSHHKKASCLPGRVPVVPFSIQENEDSDGNVHDVPPKRGEMNIPTGLPRQTSGSNVSSVFGPSMKKTAEDGGQAGVRQPALSPEQSQWDDQAVAESTTTLLQRGVASETQRMEDVTSSFEQIVNSSSPESCWTYLKDLEGRGNPHTDVSLLNKLRNYYSTVFAKLPIRQYSKNGSYARILVRYAELKGIEDPDEAEDHFIVARSNCKGFAFVHIAHAQFEVSQGNMIKASSILHKALALNAQPSQLLNIAIRNLKAGEKRLLDPDEELLMETAQSASTSVEHQEVHLPARVPAPRSVEHAKPASKESAPEWKLLPAVHRHVSPEEKRTTPPIPCQVESLMTPSLQRPSRLNPHSFCQTPCSNQNPNPNSFVTPVVKGGPEVWSSAVAAHRTRALQQSHTPLNPAASFQTPQASLSSLSNESITIKGKQFFVLKIIGRGGSSKVFQVLDHKKQLFAVKYVDLEEADAQTVESYKNEIEHLNHLQQYSDQIIKLYDYEITNSYIYMLMECGNLDLNTWLRNRKSVVNPLERKFYWKNMLEAVHTIHKHGIIHSDLKPANFVIVNASLKLIDFGIANRIQPDVTSIMKDSQVGTLNYMPPEAIKDTSSQSGKARSKISPKGDVWSLGCILYCMTYGKTPFQSITNQMAKLHAIIDPSHKIEFPDISERDLLDVLKRCLVRNPRERISIVELLDHPYLQLKPQASPEPAEHPSNGDLQRILTDLAALQSPNSIIRAANNLAKMCSSGRRLDVAECAKSST
- the ttk gene encoding dual specificity protein kinase TTK isoform X3, giving the protein MEEEEHTDRKQQLAMLFQKLNKIKKYLNEDDTDNINNVISSNSPESCLAYLMDLEKKGDPHLDHNHLTRLIHYYTKVFSNMPLGKHCQNESYARMLVRFAELKAIQDVNEAEANFNVARSHSPNFAFVHIAHARFEHSRGNTKRGIHMLQEAIKMGAKPKELLETALQNMQPGKPLSPSEDKENLPYHIVQDSGKNSTAFQKVGRISDGTGELQLSSIFSSGMEPLSGSSVEHLPGWRSGSHHKKASCLPGRVPVVPFSIQENEDSDGNVHDVPPKRGEMNIPTGLPRQTSGSNVSSVFGPSMKKTAEDGGQAGVRPALSPEQSQWDDQAVAESTTTLLQRGVASETQRMEDVTSSFEQIVNSSSPESCWTYLKDLEGRGNPHTDVSLLNKLRNYYSTVFAKLPIRQYSKNGSYARILVRYAELKGIEDPDEAEDHFIVARSNCKGFAFVHIAHAQFEVSQGNMIKASSILHKALALNAQPSQLLNIAIRNLKAGEKRLLDPDEELLMETAQSASTSVEHQEVHLPARVPAPRSVEHAKPASKESAPEWKLLPAVHRHVSPEEKRTTPPIPCQVESLMTPSLQRPSRLNPHSFCQTPCSNQNPNPNSFVTPVVKGGPEVWSSAVAAHRTRALQQSHTPLNPAASFQTPQASLSSLSNESITIKGKQFFVLKIIGRGGSSKVFQVLDHKKQLFAVKYVDLEEADAQTVESYKNEIEHLNHLQQYSDQIIKLYDYEITNSYIYMLMECGNLDLNTWLRNRKSVVNPLERKFYWKNMLEAVHTIHKHGIIHSDLKPANFVIVNASLKLIDFGIANRIQPDVTSIMKDSQVGTLNYMPPEAIKDTSSQSGKARSKISPKGDVWSLGCILYCMTYGKTPFQSITNQMAKLHAIIDPSHKIEFPDISERDLLDVLKRCLVRNPRERISIVELLDHPYLQLKPQASPEPAEHPSNGDLQRILTDLAALQSPNSIIRAANNLAKMCSSGRRLDVAECAKSST